A single region of the Bacillus sp. DX3.1 genome encodes:
- a CDS encoding IS3 family transposase (programmed frameshift) has translation MGKKTHYPAEIKWKVVEMKHQGFKNKEIMDALGIKHVAQIKTWMKWYREGETYRFEQSIGRQSAHGKGLKKLTELEQKELEIRYLKAKINIAGKVPRNLKEVGGKEEIMKMIKEWQSIFTIAELCSIFNISRATYYRWKKHEKTVTNHEEKTVIEICQHHKYRYGYRRVTACLRNQFNIVMNHKKVLRIMRKYNVLSRVRKKKKIFVLGHEPVVAKNRIQRRFKATKPNEKWFTDITYLMFGNKTLYFSSIIDGFNNEIVSYKIGETQDVSLVLDTLKEALRKRNVIDTILHSDQGKVYTSKQFQTYAKEKGIITSMSRTGNCHDNALIESFHSHLKSEGFYAQNIKQSNNASIIQTVDEYIHYYNNERIQRKLDNMSPIDYRKHVV, from the exons ATGGGGAAAAAGACGCATTATCCCGCCGAAATAAAGTGGAAAGTAGTTGAAATGAAACACCAAGGATTCAAAAATAAAGAAATTATGGATGCCTTAGGAATTAAGCATGTGGCTCAAATTAAAACTTGGATGAAATGGTATCGTGAAGGTGAAACCTATCGGTTTGAACAATCTATTGGAAGACAATCTGCACATGGAAAAGGCTTAAAAAAGTTAACAGAACTTGAACAAAAAGAATTAGAAATACGTTATTTAAAGGCAAAGATTA ATATTGCTGGAAAAGTGCCAAGAAACCTTAAGGAGGTGGGAGGAAAAGAAGAAATAATGAAAATGATAAAGGAATGGCAATCAATTTTTACAATTGCAGAACTGTGTTCCATATTTAATATTTCGCGCGCTACTTATTATCGTTGGAAAAAGCACGAGAAAACAGTAACTAATCATGAAGAAAAAACCGTAATAGAAATATGTCAACATCATAAATATCGGTATGGATATCGTCGGGTTACAGCTTGTCTACGTAATCAATTTAACATTGTAATGAATCATAAAAAAGTATTACGTATCATGAGAAAATACAACGTATTATCTCGGGTTAGAAAAAAGAAGAAGATATTTGTGCTCGGTCATGAACCAGTGGTAGCTAAAAATAGAATACAACGGAGATTTAAAGCTACCAAGCCTAATGAAAAATGGTTCACTGATATCACGTATTTGATGTTCGGCAATAAGACTCTTTATTTTTCATCTATTATAGATGGGTTTAACAATGAAATTGTAAGTTATAAAATAGGTGAGACACAGGATGTTTCTCTTGTATTAGATACTCTAAAAGAGGCTTTAAGAAAGCGAAATGTGATTGATACGATTTTACATTCGGATCAAGGAAAAGTATATACATCAAAACAATTTCAAACATATGCCAAAGAAAAAGGCATTATCACAAGCATGTCTCGTACAGGAAACTGCCATGATAATGCCCTCATAGAATCCTTTCATTCTCATTTGAAATCCGAAGGATTCTATGCGCAAAATATAAAACAATCGAATAATGCTAGTATAATACAAACTGTGGATGAATACATCCACTACTATAATAATGAACGGATTCAGAGAAAATTAGATAACATGTCACCTATAGATTATAGGAAACATGTGGTCTAG
- a CDS encoding IS110 family transposase produces the protein MKHVIAFDISMGKSYMVIYNSQKQCVFESEIKHSKPEFEKLHEKIHELTDETGESPEIVFEATGIYSRQLERFMQDNQYTYCLLNPLEAKLQCDSLRIHKTDRSDAHRLALTHFTVTRRVSTGTDNLFYQLKSLSRLYSELDGELSMIRGRMHKVIQLTFPELEKMFTSKSDLFLNFVQLFPHPDCVLGLSKTIIKNRIRANTNKKISTITAEKKAIQVLEIAKTSYPAVSQNDVLCDQLKLYARRYQELLHQKECCINKMVHIAGQRAEYNIILSLPGVGPNTAIRLMAEIGDITRFTSNKQLNAFAGIDIRRFQSGKTFFKDKINKRGSKHLRKLLFLIIQNMIKQRRYGKNHIVEYYDKLKTQPYNKCHKVASIACVNKLLKLLFYLITHNIYYDYRLTA, from the coding sequence ATGAAACACGTAATTGCATTTGATATCAGTATGGGTAAAAGTTATATGGTAATTTATAATTCACAGAAACAATGTGTATTTGAAAGTGAAATCAAACATTCTAAGCCTGAATTTGAAAAGCTACATGAAAAGATACATGAGCTTACAGATGAAACTGGTGAATCACCTGAAATTGTGTTCGAAGCAACAGGTATCTATTCCAGGCAGCTAGAGCGATTCATGCAAGATAACCAGTATACATATTGTTTATTGAACCCATTAGAAGCCAAACTGCAATGTGATTCCTTGCGGATTCATAAGACAGACCGAAGCGATGCACACCGATTGGCTCTCACTCATTTCACGGTTACCCGAAGGGTATCTACTGGAACTGATAACTTATTCTATCAGTTAAAATCTCTTTCTAGATTGTATAGCGAATTGGATGGTGAATTATCGATGATTCGTGGCCGTATGCATAAAGTGATCCAATTAACATTTCCTGAATTGGAAAAAATGTTTACCAGTAAATCTGATTTATTTTTAAATTTTGTTCAACTATTTCCTCATCCAGATTGTGTTTTAGGTCTTTCTAAAACCATTATAAAAAATCGTATTCGTGCCAACACCAATAAAAAAATATCAACTATCACGGCGGAGAAAAAAGCAATTCAGGTACTTGAAATAGCGAAAACTTCCTATCCAGCCGTTTCTCAGAACGATGTTCTGTGTGATCAACTCAAATTATACGCAAGACGTTATCAAGAGCTTCTTCACCAAAAAGAATGCTGTATTAACAAGATGGTGCATATAGCCGGACAACGTGCAGAATACAATATCATTCTTAGTCTTCCTGGAGTTGGACCGAATACTGCCATACGCTTAATGGCTGAAATAGGAGATATTACTCGTTTCACCAGTAATAAGCAACTCAATGCATTTGCTGGTATTGATATACGTCGTTTTCAATCAGGTAAAACCTTTTTTAAAGATAAAATCAATAAACGTGGAAGTAAACATTTGCGGAAGCTCCTGTTCCTCATCATCCAGAACATGATTAAACAACGACGTTACGGAAAAAATCATATTGTTGAGTATTACGATAAACTAAAAACGCAACCTTATAACAAATGTCATAAAGTTGCGTCCATTGCATGTGTAAATAAGTTATTGAAGCTCCTCTTCTATCTCATTACACATAATATATACTATGATTATCGGTTAACCGCCTGA
- a CDS encoding DUF3967 domain-containing protein yields the protein MDREEPYKKTYSLADIARMLGRPRTTLQAWRDQFKPYLPTVAGTKGRTLRYEQEALELFKLIADMKDAQEPPDVIEQMLKQNVNYIVVEESDEDDEITKPIIQTMYESMKEVSIYFQEQKAMNIELLKRINNLEQTNQMLLNKIDEQKKALDGKINNRDQQLLEVVREIQETKKLVASTQQEKSWFAKLFRK from the coding sequence ATGGATAGAGAAGAACCTTACAAGAAAACATATTCCCTTGCAGATATAGCTAGGATGCTTGGGCGGCCACGGACAACTCTTCAAGCCTGGCGGGATCAATTTAAACCATATTTACCAACCGTCGCAGGGACGAAGGGGCGAACACTAAGATATGAACAGGAAGCCTTAGAGCTTTTTAAATTAATTGCTGATATGAAAGATGCACAAGAGCCACCAGACGTAATAGAACAGATGTTGAAACAAAATGTAAATTATATTGTAGTAGAAGAGAGTGACGAGGACGACGAAATAACGAAACCAATTATTCAGACAATGTATGAAAGCATGAAAGAGGTTTCTATATATTTTCAAGAGCAAAAGGCTATGAACATAGAACTTTTAAAGCGCATAAACAATTTAGAACAAACTAATCAAATGCTACTGAATAAGATTGATGAACAAAAAAAGGCTCTTGATGGAAAAATAAATAACAGAGATCAACAGTTATTAGAAGTAGTTCGAGAAATACAAGAAACAAAGAAATTAGTTGCATCTACTCAACAAGAAAAATCATGGTTTGCTAAATTATTTAGAAAATAA
- a CDS encoding MerR family transcriptional regulator, which yields MEYGYFAQEVAKQLDINTNTLRRWSIELEKTDYIFDRNERKQRIYYEKDIDILKQMKEYLNQNWKLEEAATRSIDITEENAKETDSVHEEINTEITLPKRSENDISVIQDKFLHMFQQQEKIVQQNQDIIELLLQERSEKEEKDAQIQLLQDKLDNAIGLLNEDRQDNTKKTFIQRLFNRD from the coding sequence TTGGAATATGGATATTTTGCACAAGAAGTAGCAAAACAATTAGACATTAACACAAATACGCTTCGGAGATGGTCAATTGAGCTAGAAAAAACGGACTATATATTTGACCGAAACGAGCGGAAACAACGCATTTACTATGAAAAAGATATTGATATTTTAAAACAGATGAAAGAATACTTAAATCAGAACTGGAAATTAGAAGAAGCTGCAACGAGAAGCATTGATATCACTGAAGAAAACGCCAAAGAAACGGATAGCGTTCACGAAGAAATAAACACCGAGATAACACTACCAAAACGTTCGGAAAATGACATTTCAGTAATTCAAGATAAATTTTTGCACATGTTTCAGCAACAAGAAAAAATTGTACAACAAAACCAAGATATCATTGAATTATTGTTACAAGAGCGTTCAGAGAAAGAAGAGAAAGATGCACAAATACAGTTACTACAAGACAAACTAGATAACGCTATTGGACTACTAAATGAAGATCGTCAAGATAACACCAAAAAAACGTTCATTCAGCGTTTATTTAACCGTGATTAA
- a CDS encoding IS6 family transposase codes for MGYFKGKQFEKDIILVAVGYYCRFSLSYRDVSEILKERGISIHPTTIMRWVHEYGNLIYQIWKKKNKNTLLSWRLDETYIKIKGKWCYLYRAIDKEGQTLDIQLRQKRDKQAAYTFMKRLARTFGEPTVLTTDKAPSLASAFKKLKEIGFYKNTFHRTIKYLNNIIEQDHRHVKRRFSRSLGFQSLRHVSRTIKGMETVHAIYKQKRSLQPNFVFSTYNALHELLIVS; via the coding sequence ATGGGATATTTTAAAGGAAAACAGTTCGAGAAAGATATTATCTTGGTAGCCGTTGGCTACTATTGTCGTTTTTCTTTAAGCTATCGCGATGTGTCTGAAATTCTCAAAGAACGTGGTATTTCTATTCATCCAACAACTATCATGCGCTGGGTTCATGAATATGGAAATCTTATCTATCAAATTTGGAAGAAGAAAAACAAAAACACATTGTTATCTTGGCGTTTGGATGAAACCTATATCAAAATTAAAGGAAAGTGGTGTTATTTATATCGAGCAATTGATAAAGAGGGACAAACACTTGATATTCAACTTCGTCAAAAACGAGACAAACAAGCAGCATATACTTTTATGAAAAGACTCGCTCGAACTTTTGGAGAACCAACGGTTCTGACGACAGATAAGGCTCCTTCTTTAGCTTCCGCATTCAAAAAATTAAAGGAGATAGGTTTTTACAAAAATACCTTTCATCGTACAATAAAGTACCTCAATAATATCATCGAGCAAGATCATCGACATGTGAAACGCCGATTTTCCCGTTCCTTAGGCTTTCAAAGCCTTCGCCATGTCTCACGTACTATTAAAGGTATGGAAACTGTTCATGCCATATACAAACAAAAGCGAAGTCTTCAACCAAACTTCGTTTTTTCAACGTATAACGCATTACATGAATTATTAATAGTTTCATAA
- a CDS encoding DUF1292 domain-containing protein: protein MSEIEVGEIFTLNDESNEEQEVEVLGTMNIEGAEYIAVGFVEDIQTETEEDIDIFFLKVEEDSEFSYIESDEEFEKVSAAFEKIMDEQE, encoded by the coding sequence ATGTCGGAAATTGAAGTAGGCGAAATTTTCACCCTTAACGATGAGAGTAATGAGGAGCAGGAAGTTGAAGTGCTCGGAACGATGAATATTGAAGGAGCAGAATACATTGCTGTTGGCTTTGTAGAAGACATTCAAACGGAAACAGAGGAAGACATTGATATTTTCTTTTTAAAAGTAGAAGAAGATAGTGAATTCTCATACATTGAGAGTGACGAGGAATTTGAAAAAGTATCTGCTGCGTTTGAGAAAATTATGGACGAGCAAGAATAA
- a CDS encoding Replicase RepFR55, with protein sequence MLLQNFLLSRAKAELSPHINHLSKNTGAINQSIKKVTTYIDNIVLEYEGVTTKDFLTKRKYEALETVLSYLVQEGYSQVKQDHISKKSGISKPIINYVFNWLQDLGVCQQIKVRRHGKIAPSVYILTMHNNYLKIIEYFKVKWAVAIDVCSTFTKLLKNKFSKKTAEVNHEDMKNTKQVSPNSLDIFNIEEQLKTDAENDSKAFNNRLQDLDDYLSNDQKKVYHYILSQELTHLTEKDAYTIALRMPSDIDRYARWDFEECVQWFQFNKAENSNPAHFMKMFNQKSKQNWKRRSRESKEKISLYGTNPKSEFVFYNFLEENN encoded by the coding sequence ATGTTATTGCAAAACTTTTTGCTCAGTCGAGCAAAAGCCGAACTAAGTCCCCACATCAATCACTTATCAAAGAATACTGGGGCTATTAATCAATCAATTAAGAAAGTTACTACTTATATTGATAATATTGTCCTAGAATATGAAGGTGTTACTACAAAGGATTTCCTCACCAAACGTAAATATGAAGCTTTAGAAACTGTTTTATCATACCTAGTACAAGAAGGCTATTCCCAAGTAAAACAAGATCATATCAGCAAAAAATCAGGTATTTCGAAACCAATTATTAACTACGTGTTTAATTGGTTGCAAGATTTGGGAGTATGCCAACAGATTAAAGTACGAAGACACGGTAAAATTGCCCCTTCCGTTTACATTTTAACCATGCATAATAATTATTTAAAAATTATAGAATACTTCAAGGTAAAATGGGCTGTAGCAATTGATGTATGTTCTACTTTTACTAAATTATTAAAGAATAAATTTAGTAAGAAAACCGCTGAAGTTAATCATGAAGATATGAAAAATACTAAACAGGTTTCACCTAATTCTTTGGATATTTTTAATATAGAAGAACAATTAAAAACCGATGCTGAAAATGACTCAAAAGCATTTAATAACAGATTACAAGATTTAGATGATTACCTAAGTAACGATCAGAAAAAAGTTTATCACTACATATTAAGCCAGGAGCTAACTCACCTTACCGAAAAAGATGCATACACAATTGCCTTAAGAATGCCATCTGATATCGATCGATATGCAAGATGGGATTTTGAAGAATGTGTGCAATGGTTCCAGTTTAATAAAGCTGAAAACAGCAATCCTGCACATTTTATGAAAATGTTCAACCAAAAATCTAAGCAAAACTGGAAACGAAGAAGTCGTGAATCAAAAGAAAAAATCTCATTATATGGTACAAATCCAAAAAGTGAATTTGTTTTCTATAATTTTTTAGAAGAGAATAATTAA
- a CDS encoding family 14 glycosylhydrolase: MKKQFQYYGIVILSVLMLFVSLLIPQASFAAVNGKGMNPDYKAYLMAPLKKIPEVTNWETFENDLRWAKQNGFYAITVDFWWGDMEKNGDQQFDFSYAQRFAQSVRNAGMKMIPIISTHQCGGNVGDDCNTPIPSWVWNQKNDDSLYFKSETGTVNKETLNPLASDVIQKEYGELYTAFAVAMKPYKDVIAKIYLSGGPAGELRYPSYTSADGSSYPSRGKFQAYTEFAKSKFRSWVLNKYDSLNEVNKEWSTKLTSVSEILPPSDGELFLKNGYNSSYGKDYLEWYQGVLESHTKLIGELAHDAFDPSFQVPIGAKIAGVHWQYNNPVIPHGAEKPAGYNNYSHLLDAFKSAKLDVTFTCLEMTDKGSYPEYSMPRTLVQEIATLANQKGIVLNGENALSLGNEAEYNRVAEMAFNYNFAGFTLLRYQDVMYNNSLMEKFKDLLGVTPVMQTIVVKNAPTTIGDTVYITGNRAELGSWDTKQYPIQLYYDSHSNDWRGNVVLPAERNIEFKAFIKSKDGTIKSWQTIPQSWNPVPLKTTSHISRW, encoded by the coding sequence ATGAAAAAACAGTTTCAATATTATGGTATTGTCATTTTATCTGTCTTGATGTTATTTGTATCTCTATTAATTCCACAAGCAAGTTTTGCAGCCGTAAATGGAAAAGGAATGAATCCGGATTACAAAGCTTACTTAATGGCACCATTAAAAAAGATTCCGGAAGTAACAAATTGGGAGACATTTGAAAATGATTTAAGGTGGGCAAAACAAAATGGTTTTTATGCTATTACTGTTGATTTTTGGTGGGGAGATATGGAAAAGAACGGGGATCAGCAATTTGATTTTTCATACGCACAGCGTTTTGCTCAATCAGTAAGAAATGCAGGTATGAAAATGATACCTATTATTTCTACACATCAGTGTGGTGGAAATGTTGGCGATGATTGTAATACACCAATTCCTTCATGGGTTTGGAATCAAAAAAATGATGATAGTCTTTACTTTAAATCTGAAACCGGAACCGTTAATAAAGAAACATTGAATCCACTTGCTTCAGATGTAATTCAAAAGGAATATGGTGAACTATATACGGCATTCGCAGTAGCTATGAAACCGTATAAAGATGTAATCGCAAAGATATACTTATCTGGGGGACCAGCTGGAGAACTGAGATATCCTTCCTACACATCTGCTGATGGAAGCAGTTATCCATCACGTGGAAAGTTTCAAGCCTATACAGAATTTGCAAAATCAAAATTCCGTTCCTGGGTATTAAATAAATATGATTCCTTAAATGAAGTGAACAAAGAGTGGAGTACAAAACTTACTTCTGTTTCAGAAATTTTACCACCAAGTGATGGGGAACTGTTTCTAAAGAATGGATATAACTCTTCATATGGAAAAGATTATTTAGAATGGTATCAAGGTGTTTTAGAAAGTCATACAAAATTAATTGGTGAATTGGCACACGATGCCTTTGATCCAAGTTTTCAAGTACCAATCGGCGCAAAGATTGCAGGAGTACATTGGCAATATAATAATCCGGTTATACCTCACGGGGCAGAAAAGCCAGCAGGGTATAATAATTATAGCCATTTACTTGATGCTTTCAAAAGCGCAAAGTTAGATGTAACATTTACTTGTCTAGAAATGACAGACAAAGGTAGTTATCCAGAATATTCAATGCCTAGAACATTAGTACAAGAAATTGCAACATTAGCTAATCAAAAGGGAATTGTATTAAATGGTGAAAATGCTTTAAGTTTAGGAAATGAGGCAGAGTATAACAGAGTTGCAGAAATGGCTTTTAATTATAATTTTGCTGGATTTACGTTACTTCGTTATCAAGATGTAATGTATAACAATTCATTAATGGAGAAATTTAAGGATTTATTAGGTGTGACTCCTGTTATGCAAACGATTGTAGTAAAAAATGCTCCTACAACAATAGGAGATACTGTTTATATTACTGGGAATCGTGCGGAATTAGGAAGTTGGGACACGAAACAGTATCCAATTCAATTATATTATGATTCTCATAGTAATGATTGGAGAGGAAATGTTGTGTTGCCAGCTGAAAGAAATATAGAATTTAAAGCATTTATTAAAAGTAAAGATGGAACGATCAAATCATGGCAAACCATACCACAAAGTTGGAATCCAGTCCCACTGAAGACTACCTCTCATATAAGTCGGTGGTAA
- a CDS encoding IS6 family transposase, protein MGYFKGKQFEKDIILVAVGYYCRFSLSYRDVSEILKERGISIHPTTIMRWVHEYGNLIYQIWKKKNKNTLLSWRLDETYIKIKGKWCYLYRAIDKEGQTLDIQLRQKRDKQAAYAFMKRLARTFGEPTVLTTDKAPSLASAFKKLKEIGLYKNTFHRTIKYLNNIIEQDHRHVKRRFSRSLGFQSLRHASRTIKGIETVHAIYKQKRSLQPNFVFSTYNALHELLIVS, encoded by the coding sequence ATGGGATATTTTAAAGGAAAACAGTTCGAGAAAGATATTATCTTGGTAGCCGTTGGCTACTATTGTCGTTTTTCTTTAAGCTATCGCGATGTGTCTGAAATTCTCAAAGAACGTGGTATTTCTATTCATCCAACAACTATCATGCGCTGGGTTCATGAATATGGAAATCTTATCTATCAAATTTGGAAGAAGAAAAACAAAAACACATTGTTATCTTGGCGTTTGGATGAAACCTATATCAAAATTAAAGGAAAGTGGTGTTATTTATATCGAGCAATTGATAAAGAGGGACAAACACTTGATATTCAACTTCGTCAAAAACGAGACAAACAAGCAGCATATGCTTTTATGAAAAGACTCGCTCGAACTTTTGGAGAACCAACGGTTCTGACGACAGATAAGGCTCCTTCTTTAGCTTCCGCATTCAAAAAATTAAAGGAGATAGGTCTTTACAAAAATACCTTTCATCGTACAATAAAGTACCTCAATAATATCATCGAGCAAGATCATCGACATGTGAAACGTCGATTTTCCCGTTCCTTAGGCTTTCAAAGTCTTCGCCATGCCTCACGTACTATTAAAGGTATAGAAACTGTTCATGCCATATACAAACAAAAGCGAAGTCTTCAACCAAACTTCGTTTTTTCGACGTATAACGCATTACATGAATTATTAATAGTTTCATAA
- a CDS encoding NUDIX hydrolase: protein MIQNEIVLVVSVSIVRDNQVLMIKENKPSAIDKWNFPSGRIEKKEDILLAACREVKEETGLEVNLQYTTGVYNFISASNDQVILFHFRGEIIGGSIKLEEDEIVDYKWIQLSELINIENEVLRNANVNKQIINNLLHNNLYSISIFNKQLVN from the coding sequence ATGATTCAGAATGAGATTGTATTAGTTGTAAGTGTATCTATCGTTAGAGATAACCAAGTTTTGATGATAAAAGAAAATAAACCATCAGCAATTGATAAGTGGAATTTCCCTTCTGGAAGAATTGAAAAGAAGGAAGATATTTTACTTGCAGCTTGTAGAGAAGTAAAAGAAGAGACAGGTTTAGAAGTAAATCTCCAATATACAACAGGGGTATACAATTTTATTAGCGCCTCTAATGATCAAGTTATATTGTTTCATTTTAGAGGTGAAATAATTGGAGGTTCAATTAAACTCGAAGAAGATGAAATTGTAGATTATAAATGGATTCAGCTTTCAGAACTTATAAATATTGAAAATGAAGTACTACGTAACGCTAATGTAAACAAGCAAATAATAAATAATCTACTACATAATAATTTATATTCAATTTCTATTTTTAATAAACAACTTGTGAATTAA
- a CDS encoding IS6 family transposase — MEKQNLFKWKHYQPELILLTVRWYLRYNLSFRNLVEMMEERGVSIAHTTIMRWVHQYGPQLEEKVRYHLKSTNDSWRVDETYIKVKGQWMYLYRAVDSEGNTIDFYLSKSRDKQATKCFFKKALAFSYVSKPRVITVDKNPASPVAMQELKEESHMPEGIQLRQVRYLNNIVEQDHRFIKKRVRSMLGFKSYKTATSILSGVEAMHMIKKGQIDLQNQSVQNQKEFIHRVFGLIA, encoded by the coding sequence ATGGAAAAGCAAAACTTATTCAAGTGGAAACACTATCAGCCTGAACTAATCTTATTAACAGTAAGATGGTACCTGCGGTACAATTTAAGCTTTCGTAACCTGGTGGAAATGATGGAAGAACGAGGAGTATCAATCGCTCACACAACCATTATGCGTTGGGTTCATCAATATGGGCCTCAATTAGAAGAGAAAGTACGATATCATCTTAAATCAACAAATGACTCATGGAGAGTTGATGAAACCTATATCAAAGTAAAAGGTCAATGGATGTATTTATATCGTGCTGTAGATTCCGAAGGGAACACCATTGATTTTTATCTTAGTAAATCAAGAGATAAACAAGCAACCAAGTGCTTTTTCAAGAAAGCCTTGGCTTTTTCGTATGTTTCTAAACCTCGTGTGATAACAGTAGATAAGAACCCTGCCTCCCCTGTAGCGATGCAAGAGTTGAAAGAAGAGAGCCATATGCCCGAAGGCATACAACTAAGACAAGTTAGATATCTTAATAATATAGTGGAACAAGATCATCGTTTTATTAAGAAACGTGTGCGTTCTATGTTGGGATTTAAGTCATATAAAACAGCAACTTCTATATTGAGTGGTGTGGAAGCCATGCATATGATAAAAAAGGGACAAATTGATTTACAGAATCAGTCTGTCCAAAATCAGAAAGAGTTCATCCACCGAGTGTTTGGACTTATAGCATAA
- a CDS encoding IS6 family transposase, whose translation MRYFKGKQFKKDIILVAVGYYCRFSLSYRDVSEILKERGISVHPTTIMRWVHEYGNLMYQIWKKKNKTVQLSWRLDETYIKVKGKWCYLYRAIDKEGQTLDIQLRKKRDTQAAYAFMKRLVRTYGEPTVLTTDKAPSLICAFKKLQRIDFYKNTFHRTTKYLNNLIEQDHRHVKRRFARSLGFQSLRHASRTIKGIETLHAIYKQRRSLQSDSVFSAYNELQNLLTVS comes from the coding sequence ATGAGATATTTTAAAGGAAAACAGTTTAAGAAAGATATCATTTTAGTAGCCGTTGGCTACTATTGTCGTTTTTCTCTAAGCTATCGTGATGTGTCTGAAATTCTGAAGGAACGTGGTATTTCAGTTCATCCCACAACGATTATGCGCTGGGTACATGAATATGGCAATCTGATGTATCAAATTTGGAAAAAGAAAAACAAAACGGTACAGTTATCTTGGCGTTTGGATGAAACCTATATTAAAGTCAAAGGAAAATGGTGTTATTTATATCGTGCCATTGACAAAGAGGGGCAAACGCTTGATATTCAACTGCGTAAAAAGAGAGATACACAAGCGGCATATGCTTTTATGAAAAGACTGGTTCGAACTTATGGAGAACCAACGGTTCTGACTACAGATAAGGCTCCTTCTTTAATTTGCGCATTTAAAAAATTACAGAGGATAGACTTTTACAAAAATACCTTTCATCGTACAACAAAATATCTCAATAATCTCATTGAGCAAGATCATCGACACGTGAAGCGCCGTTTCGCTCGTTCCTTAGGATTTCAAAGTCTTCGTCATGCCTCACGTACGATAAAAGGGATAGAAACGCTTCATGCCATATACAAACAAAGACGAAGTCTTCAATCAGACTCCGTCTTTTCGGCGTATAACGAATTACAGAATTTATTAACGGTTTCATAA
- a CDS encoding DUF1700 domain-containing protein, with product MNKAYFLDSLEQNLGSLLREERFKFISYYDEIIEDYIEDGYSEKDAVKKVGDPLVVAQNILKEPREKKVKVLSKSGKIFIGFLIILGFPLWGSLLLTGILLILSGYIIIWCLPFTTGAFAVVGLGASLTSIIGTPFLFKEGAYLVVTQFGIGILVLGLSILSGIITIAIVKQFFKITIRFTQKIISLFKRTVVYL from the coding sequence ATGAATAAAGCTTATTTTTTAGACTCTTTAGAACAAAATTTAGGAAGTCTTTTGAGAGAGGAACGATTTAAGTTTATTTCTTATTATGATGAAATTATTGAAGATTACATAGAAGATGGATACAGTGAAAAAGATGCAGTGAAAAAAGTAGGAGACCCGCTGGTAGTTGCGCAGAATATTTTGAAAGAACCGAGGGAAAAGAAGGTAAAAGTCCTTTCAAAAAGTGGCAAAATTTTTATTGGCTTTTTGATTATTTTAGGGTTTCCACTTTGGGGTTCTCTTTTATTAACAGGGATACTACTCATTTTATCAGGATATATAATAATTTGGTGTCTGCCATTTACAACAGGTGCGTTTGCGGTAGTAGGATTAGGTGCTTCTTTAACTAGTATTATAGGAACACCCTTCCTCTTTAAAGAAGGAGCATATCTTGTTGTTACCCAATTCGGTATTGGAATTCTAGTATTAGGATTGAGTATTTTAAGTGGGATAATTACCATTGCTATAGTAAAGCAATTTTTCAAGATTACTATTCGATTTACTCAAAAGATTATAAGCCTATTTAAACGGACGGTGGTATATTTATGA